In a single window of the bacterium BMS3Abin08 genome:
- the typA gene encoding GTP-binding protein TypA/BipA, whose translation MKRNDLRNIAIIAHVDHGKTTLLDGMLKQAGIFRSNEKIQERIMDNIDLERERGITIMAKNTAVDYNGMKINIVDTPGHADFGGEVERIMKMVDGVLLLVDASEGPLPQTRFVLKKALELNLPPILVINKIDRSDARIQDVLNEVYDLFIDLDATEKQLEFPIVYTNAKKGVAALDINDEPESLKPLFDLILETIPAPEGERDGLLQLLVTNIDYNDYVGRLAIGRVFSGTVKIGDTVAMINSDGNPVKTKITSIYTFKGLERTETKEASVGDIVALAGIEGINIGDTITDIEKPKPLPRIKVDEPTISIVFSINSSPLAGKDGKYVTSRNLRERLEKELLYNVSIRVDFDNTESFKVMGRGELQLAILIEMMRREGYELSVSMPETITKEINGALHEPMELLVIDVPEEFVGVVTQQVGMRKGKMQKMQNNGHGRVRLEFRIPSRGLIGFRSQFLTDTRGTGLFNHLFGGYEPWHGPMSKRQTGTLVADRPGKSTTYALFHLQPRGILFIKENTTVYEGLIVGENSRENDIDVNVTKEKKLTNMRAAAADDALHLIPPKILSLEQAIEFIKENELVEVTPRSIRLRKKVLEANKRPKVKSSD comes from the coding sequence ATGAAACGTAATGATTTAAGAAATATAGCAATTATTGCCCATGTCGACCATGGCAAGACGACCCTCCTTGACGGGATGTTAAAGCAGGCAGGCATCTTTCGTTCCAATGAAAAAATCCAGGAAAGGATTATGGACAATATCGACCTGGAGCGGGAAAGGGGGATTACCATAATGGCAAAGAATACCGCTGTCGATTACAATGGTATGAAGATAAATATCGTTGACACCCCCGGACATGCTGATTTTGGAGGTGAGGTTGAAAGAATAATGAAGATGGTAGACGGTGTTTTATTGTTAGTCGATGCCTCAGAGGGTCCCCTGCCCCAGACGAGGTTTGTTCTCAAAAAGGCTCTGGAACTTAACTTGCCTCCAATTCTGGTCATAAATAAGATTGACAGGTCTGATGCACGGATCCAGGATGTACTAAACGAGGTCTACGACCTGTTTATCGACCTTGATGCAACGGAAAAACAACTGGAGTTCCCCATAGTTTACACAAACGCCAAAAAGGGAGTTGCAGCGCTTGATATCAATGACGAACCGGAAAGTTTAAAGCCACTTTTTGATCTTATACTTGAAACAATTCCAGCGCCGGAAGGTGAGAGGGATGGCCTTCTGCAACTCCTCGTTACCAATATCGACTACAACGATTATGTGGGCAGACTCGCCATCGGCAGGGTCTTCTCCGGAACGGTGAAAATCGGGGATACTGTAGCCATGATAAACAGCGACGGAAATCCCGTAAAAACAAAGATAACCTCCATATACACATTTAAGGGGCTTGAGAGGACAGAGACGAAGGAGGCGTCTGTTGGCGACATTGTTGCCCTTGCAGGTATCGAGGGAATAAATATAGGAGATACAATTACAGATATAGAAAAACCAAAGCCCCTGCCGAGAATCAAGGTGGATGAACCAACCATATCGATAGTCTTTTCCATTAATTCATCACCCCTCGCCGGCAAGGACGGAAAATATGTAACATCAAGGAATCTCAGGGAGAGGCTTGAAAAGGAACTCCTTTACAATGTTTCCATAAGGGTGGATTTTGATAATACGGAATCATTCAAAGTTATGGGTCGTGGGGAATTGCAACTTGCAATCCTTATCGAGATGATGAGGAGGGAGGGATATGAGCTTTCGGTATCAATGCCTGAGACGATAACTAAGGAGATTAACGGAGCTTTACACGAACCAATGGAACTGCTCGTTATAGATGTACCCGAAGAATTTGTCGGCGTGGTAACACAGCAGGTTGGGATGAGAAAAGGCAAGATGCAAAAGATGCAGAATAACGGACACGGCAGGGTAAGACTCGAATTCAGGATTCCGTCAAGGGGATTGATTGGATTCAGGTCGCAGTTTTTAACAGATACAAGGGGGACCGGGCTCTTCAACCATCTATTTGGCGGATACGAGCCGTGGCATGGCCCCATGTCAAAAAGACAGACAGGAACCCTTGTTGCTGACAGGCCTGGTAAATCGACCACATATGCACTCTTTCACTTACAGCCGAGGGGAATACTCTTCATAAAAGAAAACACAACTGTCTATGAAGGATTGATAGTAGGTGAAAACTCAAGGGAAAATGACATAGATGTTAATGTTACAAAGGAAAAGAAGCTCACAAACATGCGTGCGGCAGCCGCTGACGATGCACTGCATTTGATACCACCAAAGATATTGAGTCTGGAACAGGCCATAGAGTTTATTAAAGAAAATGAACTGGTTGAGGTGACCCCCCGATCCATAAGGCTGAGAAAGAAGGTCCTTGAGGCTAACAAGAGGCCAAAGGTCAAGAGCTCCGACTAA